The proteins below come from a single Tenuifilum thalassicum genomic window:
- a CDS encoding Hsp20/alpha crystallin family protein — MTMLSFYNPLATRRTGSEIERIFDNFFKSTNELANAQLSYPAVNIYEEPERFRLEVAAPGYSKNDFRVSIENELLKVSAERENNPVEGESYTRCEFLVGSFERVFTVGKTIDTSKIDARYENGILTVFLPKREEAKPQKPRTIKID, encoded by the coding sequence ATGACAATGTTAAGTTTTTACAATCCTTTAGCAACTCGTAGAACAGGATCAGAAATCGAAAGAATTTTCGATAACTTTTTTAAATCGACAAACGAGTTGGCAAATGCGCAGCTAAGCTATCCTGCTGTGAATATATATGAGGAACCTGAGCGTTTTCGCTTAGAAGTTGCTGCGCCTGGTTATTCAAAGAATGACTTTAGGGTAAGCATTGAAAACGAATTGCTTAAAGTAAGTGCTGAAAGGGAGAATAATCCTGTTGAGGGAGAAAGTTATACGCGTTGCGAGTTTCTAGTTGGCTCATTTGAGCGAGTGTTTACTGTAGGGAAAACAATTGATACTTCCAAAATTGATGCGCGTTACGAGAATGGTATTCTAACTGTTTTCTTACCCAAGCGCGAAGAGGCAAAACCACAAAAGCCTAGAACAATTAAGATCGATTAA
- a CDS encoding DUF349 domain-containing protein, giving the protein MNTNELNDPKDQNLENVEGTNVSVNNNSSDAVEEPKKESADKVSDEEALTPNHDDINDDEEEDVKPIDLDDESTDDDEDDEHADENEEEDDEPSVDYSNMSKDELVQALKDLIYNRPIQKIRQKVESIKSVFYRKHRAEIDKLKKEFVEGGGDIEQFTLPEDNAELQIKELLKLYRQKRAQYNAQIEEEKQKNLALKQEVIEKIKELVNSTEPVGKIYQEFRELQKQFIEIGPVPQASLNDLWNTYHHHVQAFYDFVKISKELRELDFKKNLESKIKLCEQAEELLLEPNVVAAFKKLQKLHDQWREIGPVPRENQNEIWERFKEATTKINKKHQEHFENLKEQYKKNLEAKKELCEKAEELAAQNPETIKEWNKLSKDLIELQKIWKTIGFATKKENNKIFERFRNACDNFFNKKRDFFKEIKEQQQNNLQLKTELCIQAESMKDSTDWKKTTEDLIDLQKRWKQIGPVPRKYSDEIWKRFRAACDYFFEQKSKHFATVDHSYEKNLKDKEALIAEVEAFEFGENIEDNLKALKEFQRRWMEIGFVPIKHKDEIQKRFRAAIQKHFDKINQLDESNKMLIFKAKLEEAKTNPRQLSKLKKDREKMFNRMRKLENDLIVWENNIGFFAKTKNAEAMINEVKQKIEKAKREIEELSEKIRMIDQLDK; this is encoded by the coding sequence ATGAACACGAATGAGCTAAACGATCCTAAGGATCAAAACCTCGAGAATGTCGAGGGTACGAATGTATCTGTGAATAACAATAGTAGTGATGCTGTTGAAGAGCCTAAAAAAGAATCGGCCGATAAGGTGTCTGATGAAGAAGCTTTAACTCCAAACCATGATGATATTAATGATGATGAGGAGGAGGATGTAAAGCCTATTGACCTTGATGATGAGTCCACCGATGATGATGAGGATGATGAGCACGCCGATGAAAATGAGGAAGAGGACGATGAACCTTCTGTGGACTACTCAAACATGTCTAAGGATGAGTTGGTACAAGCCTTAAAGGATCTTATTTATAATCGACCAATTCAGAAGATTAGACAAAAGGTTGAAAGCATTAAGAGCGTATTTTATCGTAAGCACAGGGCCGAGATTGATAAGTTAAAGAAAGAATTTGTTGAGGGTGGAGGTGATATTGAGCAATTCACACTGCCAGAAGATAATGCTGAGTTACAAATTAAAGAGTTGCTTAAGCTTTATAGGCAAAAAAGAGCTCAGTACAATGCTCAAATCGAGGAAGAAAAACAAAAGAACTTGGCTCTTAAACAGGAGGTTATTGAAAAGATTAAAGAGCTAGTTAACAGCACAGAACCTGTAGGAAAAATATATCAAGAGTTTAGAGAACTCCAAAAACAGTTTATTGAAATTGGTCCAGTGCCTCAGGCAAGTCTTAACGACCTCTGGAATACATACCATCATCACGTACAAGCCTTTTACGATTTTGTAAAAATTAGCAAGGAATTACGTGAACTCGATTTTAAAAAGAACCTAGAGAGTAAAATAAAACTTTGCGAGCAAGCCGAAGAGCTGCTTCTTGAACCAAATGTGGTTGCTGCCTTCAAAAAGTTACAAAAATTACACGATCAATGGCGCGAAATAGGTCCAGTGCCACGTGAGAATCAAAACGAGATTTGGGAGCGTTTTAAGGAAGCAACAACCAAGATTAATAAAAAGCATCAGGAGCATTTTGAAAACCTTAAGGAGCAGTACAAGAAGAACCTTGAGGCAAAAAAAGAGCTATGTGAAAAGGCTGAAGAGCTTGCTGCGCAAAACCCCGAAACTATCAAAGAATGGAATAAACTCTCAAAAGATCTTATTGAGCTACAAAAAATTTGGAAGACCATTGGTTTTGCTACCAAGAAGGAGAATAATAAGATATTTGAGCGTTTTCGGAATGCATGCGATAATTTCTTTAACAAGAAGAGAGACTTCTTTAAAGAAATAAAGGAGCAACAGCAAAACAACTTACAACTCAAGACAGAGCTATGCATTCAGGCTGAATCGATGAAAGATAGCACAGACTGGAAAAAAACTACCGAAGATTTAATTGATCTTCAAAAACGCTGGAAGCAAATAGGCCCTGTACCTCGCAAATATTCCGATGAAATATGGAAACGCTTCCGTGCTGCTTGCGATTATTTCTTTGAACAAAAATCTAAGCACTTTGCTACTGTCGATCACTCATACGAGAAAAACCTTAAAGATAAGGAGGCTTTAATAGCAGAGGTTGAAGCATTTGAATTTGGCGAAAATATCGAGGACAACCTTAAGGCGTTAAAAGAATTTCAGCGCCGTTGGATGGAAATAGGTTTTGTTCCCATAAAGCATAAGGATGAAATCCAAAAACGCTTCCGTGCAGCTATTCAAAAGCATTTTGATAAAATCAACCAGCTTGATGAGAGCAATAAGATGCTTATTTTTAAAGCAAAGCTTGAAGAGGCAAAAACAAATCCACGCCAGCTTTCAAAACTTAAGAAAGATCGAGAAAAAATGTTTAACCGCATGCGTAAGCTAGAGAATGATTTGATTGTTTGGGAAAATAACATTGGATTCTTTGCTAAAACAAAGAATGCCGAAGCTATGATTAATGAGGTTAAGCAAAAAATAGAGAAAGCTAAGAGAGAGATTGAGGAGTTGAGCGAAAAGATAAGAATGATTGATCAACTAGATAAGTAA